Genomic window (Gadus macrocephalus chromosome 13, ASM3116895v1):
ATGCATCGTTGAGCATGAGCATTTTGGCAAAATGGCATCGACCACCATGTTCAAGATCATGGAAGACATAATAACACGtttaacaaaaagaaaatatcCCAAAAAGATGTTGTGGGGTCTGCTGGTACTTGTCTACCAGTGAGTTTGCTCTGTCCACCTGCTCCTACAGCCATCCCTAAACTGCAGCATATTGAACGGCTGGTTCAGGATTTTGGCTTTAGCGCCTTCTGTGATTCTTCCTGTGTGATTCTTCCTGTTTGGAACAGCGGTGAGACCACTTTTTGTCAATCAGTCCAGTGGTAATATCAAAATGGGTCAATTTCAACAAGGAGAATTAACCCTTTTTTACAAGCCGTCACTACAAGACTATTTGGTTCAGAATTCAGTTTCTCCTTCCACTTTTTCGCTTTTTTGGTGGTGTTGTGCACAGCTTAGACAAAGAAGAACTGGAGTAATAGcttgtaaaataaatgtaattcttTAATAAATTAACGTTGTTTATTCCAAGTCACACTCAACACGTTAATCATTTCAAGTGTGCATTATCTGTAAGGTCTATTCATTTGAATTGTGGAGTTAATGATTCGGCAGCTCAGAATTCCAACCAGCACACTAATGCTAACCGGTACTCTGACAGATGATCAAATCGATTTGCCATTTAAAAATATGTATAACACTTGACGTCCATGTTCAAATAATCTGCTCAACAACGGTAACAGAGATAACGGTTTGACTGTAGGTAAAAAGGTTAATTGGATGCTTTAAAGAATGcccaaaaataaaagtttttgtGTAGttcagttctttttttttttgcagaactATAAAGAGATATTTGTTGTTGAAGTGAGAAGTATGGGTAAGGAAGCGAATCTCATTGAGACACATTTACCCAGACAGGACCAACCAGGGAGGAAACCGGTGGAGAGGAACCATCCAAATATAGCTCACCCCTTTTAAATTAGCGCTGCACTTTTATTGATACGCCTGAAAGACAAACACCAAATTGCATTAATCTCCAAGgttgtttctttttgtgtgtgtgtgtgtgtgtgtgtgtgtgtgtgtgtgtgtgtgtgtgtgtgtgtgtgtgtgtgtgtgtaaatacagTAGAGAAATGTTCCTCTTTAATTATTAAAAGTTTTTCAAATAAAAGCAACTCAACTAAACATATCCATAGGCATTACAGATACGTTTATCCTTACAGCATATGCACCAAGGCTGCCTGTTAGTTTCTGATGCCTCCTTGTTTATCAGAGGAGGTTGCATCCTGTGAGGAGACTCATTTTCTGAACACACATAAAACCCTCCTAACCTTCACTTGACATATTCAAATGGGCCAAAGTTTGCCAAAAGTGCCATTGTTGGATCATATAATTCAAGCACTAAAACAAAGTCATTATTCAAAAAAATCTGCTGGTCGGGTATATATCTTGACTAAAGGTTAACAACTTTGAAAATCGAGTGAGTTTTGTTTACAGTCAGGCTTACGTCAGAGCCACAGGACTCTCTGGATGAGTGTTGTGGTAAAGATTTCTGAGGAATCTTATCCGTTTGGTAAAACACACTTCAGTGCTAAAAACATCTGCAGGCAAGAGTCACTTCAGATTTGCCTTTTGGATTGAACAAACGAAACGCACAAACAGAAGGATCACCCAACACACACCGACCGACCACAGTCCAGTAGCAGGGGCCTCGCTCCAGCGTATATTCACAGGTACTAACTGATCAACAAAATGTCCTACTTTCggttttctcttctctctcttcgtcAGATGACAGAGCAACGGAAGCAAAAGCAGCGCATCGGCCTATTGGGCCATCCGCAGCACATGAATGCCAACCCCCAGCAGCCCGCGTAGCGACCACTTGACCCAACACGACCACCCAGTGAGGGGGCGACTGCCGATGGACTGCCGAGCCTCTGCTCTGGGTGTCTGTGCGGTGTGATCCGCATAGCTACAGCTTATAATGGTATGAAACGTTTTAGAGAAACACAAGTAGGTTAGTGACGGTAAAATGTCTTATAATGTCTAGCCCGTGCTCGTGGTGACTCCATCCGGTACGACTCAGTAAGCCTAATGTATGTGGCCCTACGAGGGCCCGCGGTGCCAAGTGCTTTTCTATGTAGAGACGAATGGGATTTTTGTTCGATACATGGCCTTTACTGAATGAACTTGAACGACGGAGAAGCCGAATGGACTGGAAAGTTACACGAAAAGTCCCATTTCAAGCTTTTTTTCCTAACGGTTTAAGCAGTATTTATTAACTTTTCTTCTTTGTCTTTTGGTGCAATACTCAATCTTATGCAACCTTCATATATGTGGACTTGAGTCTTGAATTGTTTTGTAAGGGTTGAGAGCTTGCACTCTTCTGTCGTGTCATGTTTGTCTCAGATAGCCCTCGGTAGGAGATATGTTGAATTAAATCCTAATATAgaagtgataataataatataaattataattatatgcCAGCccaatttttattatttttatttcaattacatttatttaatttatttgctGTGTATATTGCAAACAATTCAAAGGCACTCAAGATAGTTTActgtgtcatatatatatatatatgaaaaaaaacatatatatatatatagatatatagattattattattttttatatatctatacCTTTGTTTGTCCAATGCTGTCTTATCTGAAAGCTTGTTTTATGATGatcttatatatttatgtgtgtcagTGCTGCTAATACATTATGCTCAGGAGTTTACAGCTAATAATGAATCATTAGAATATGACCAAAATGCGTCTCACATTTTTTGTATGtgcctttttattatttttcccaTAACGGTGGAAATGTAGTTTATCTTGCATAGATGCAAAGTCTTAATTATCAAAAACTATGTAtttaatatgtttttgtttatttattagtttatttattaatttacgGAATTGCTTTATGAGTGGGGCAGTATTTTTGTAAGTGTACATACAACCATTGCTTAAACCATTGCTTTTGTATactgtaagtagtacatttccaggagaataaaaaatggaaataaatgcaaaaaaagCCACAATATTTCCATTCTAAGCAGTGTCAATTTGTACATTAAAGTAGaagtatttatttaattgtatgaaAATATCCTGTGCTTCTTGAGTTTGGGTTTGGCATGTATAGTGGATCTAAAGAGTCAACTCAAATGATAATGACGGTGTTTAAAAGCACGCAGGTCATGGGCGATGTTTCAGTTATGGAGAATATGACGGTGGTCTTAAGGTAACAAACGTAACAACCACTTGATATCAGAGTTTCTGTTTCACAGTGAAAGGGTGGTAATGACTTGACATGTTTTCTTTCAGACGTGTTACTTTAGCCTACTTACTAAATGCTGTTGGCCCACGCTTGTTGTCGGCAAGCAATGTGAAACTGGGTAAACAATAACAACTACGACAAATAATGAACTTAAAATCTATGTTTGGTTAAAACGTGAGTTACAACGACTAGTTTTAAAAGGCTCGGGATattgtttacattttaaataagaGTTAACCTATGCAAAAAGAAGCAATAGACAAGAGGTACAAGAAAAGTTGTCTAAATATGAAGCCTAAAAGTAATTCCATCTGTCCTTATACGGCCAGATTATTTTGATTTTTTGATGTGCACGACAACTATATTCAGCTTAACCTCTAGTGTTTTGATATTATGAGTCCTCTAAAACACGTCAGCACTATTGTAAGCCACACATTTCACCTTAAGAAGGACAATCGCTGCGGCCAATTCGGATAAAATCATTCTTTAAAAATCGTCTATTTCAAGCTTGTATGTTTACGCTGAAACTGGGGTTCCTTCGAAATAATCTGTCTTCTTTGGGACCCCTGTAAACTCTTATTAGGCTATCGCCTCATAGGCGTCTCGTCTCGAGCAGGGACATGGGGTGATGTGTCTGTGACCCTACCAGACAGCAGTCGCTCCCATCCCATGCGGTGCGTGCGGATGACGTCAACGGCAGAGCTGCTCTGCTCCTTGTTACTTGAGCGGCCATGAGGAGCTCAACGTGACAGCTCAGCGCGAgcagcccgccgccgccgttcACATTCTCCTCTCGCCGCATGTGCACGTGTAGCAGCAGACGAGTACAGTATGAGAGGGCACGCTTCGACAAGCAAGCAGCGCAcatgtaaaacaaataataaaaaaataaagacctGAAGAACGTGATGGATAGATACGTAAAACATATCTGTGAGCGGAATGTGTTCAAACGTAGCGTGCGACTAGATGTAGGCCTAATAGTCGTTATAAGTGCCGATGCGCATTGAAGTCATTTTATGGCCAATATGGGCTATAGCTTTTTATTTGCAAACTCTTTAACATTGAACATGGTATATGTTGAAGGGTTCCTCGAAAATTAAAAGATAACTTTTTGTCTTTGTCAGTAGCTCTTTGCGCGCAATTAGGCTATATATGTTGGTTATGGTTGTAATTATTTATTCAAGCCAATTTGGGTATAGCTTAGTCTAAAGTGTTATTCTGCGACTATTCTTATTCCCACTCACATGCTACAGCCTAGATGTTAATGTTCCAGCtatctttatttttcattaataaaaacaaattgacaGGAATGGGCAGGACAGTTTCAAGACGACGCGAAACATTCTgccctaatttttttttttgtaaatagcGTGGCTGCGCACGTTCCGCTCTAACTGCGTAGCTGAGAGCGTGGTGGTACACGAGACACCTCCCGCTAGAATGGGGGGAGGGCCAAGCTCGTGCAGATCCTCCTTGTTATTACTCACAGCAGAAAAAGGGGCCGTGCTCCTCGAGGGTTGAAAGCGCCGTCCAACACGTGAGCCTCATGTGACTCGAGCTGGGTCATTAtccgacagagggagagagagagacgtgccTGTAGTCACAGGGTTTATTTAACACGTAGTCAAAACCGCCctactctctcacacatctAGTCGGGGCGTGGAGCTGCTGTAAACTATTGCCGTGTCTGGAGCTCAGAGTGACAACATCGCATGTGCTTGCAAAGTGCTGCGGTCTGAAGCGGGAATGTACATTGAAAACAAATCTAGATTCTTCTTATTAATAACTGGATTATTTTAGTTTTTGGTTTCTTGACAGCCGACTACATTTTTTGCATTTTGACGTCTGAAATACATAGATAGACGCGCATTATCAACATTAAGggatattttgtttattatttctgCCGGAACATTTTGGGAGAGATATGGAGAGGATTACAAGTGCGCAGCCGTCTCCTTGTTTGCCAAAACACCCGTCGCTAGAGATAGCAGACATGCAAGGGtaagtgtttattttatttttgtttaataaTTGTTATTGTCTGTTTCTGCAGTTTATTTTCCATTGGCATGTTTGAAACTTTGTTTTGAGATCATTTAAAATAATTGTGCATGATCTGAATTTAATATCACACCAAAAACCACATAATGATaaccattaatatttttttgtcaCCATAGAATGGAGTATCCCATGTACATGTACAAACCCAGAAGAGGTTTGAAGCGTGGGGATAACAGCAAGGTAAAGAGAAGTTTAACTATTTAGGCCTACAATATCTCAcgtttcctttctttctctcggtGACACCGTCCTTTGTTTATGGATTAATTCATACAAATTCTTAATACATTCTTCTTTATTTCCAACCTCATAGGAAACATACAAGTTGCCTCACCGATTGATTGAGAAGAAAAGGCGTGACAGAATCAACGAATGCATCGCACAGTTGAAGGACTTGTTGCCAGAACACCTAAAGCTTACAGTGAGTGTGAGTTTTTATCTTTGTTATATCTCTCAACTGTGACCGACAACAGACAATTCTGAGACAGTACATATCGGATGAATGCTCGTTGCTTTACAGTTCTGCTCACTAtattagtttttattttattcgtaTTACCCCCatgcaaaataaaatgtaaaatacacTAGTATTAAATGATACAAATAATGCTTTATTGTTTGACAGACATGTGCATGTTGTCCCgcccgcgcgcgtgtgtgtgtatgtgcgaaaAGCATGGCATGGCTTCCCAACCCCGTTGCGGAGGGCTTATCCTCTGTTCAGCTGCTGAACGTGTTGCATAAGAAAGATCAACATGCTTATCGTAGGTCTTCCTGTTTTAGACGCTGGGTCATTTGGAAAAAGCGGTGGTGCTGGAGCTGACTCTGAAGCACGTGAAAGACCTGAGCATTGTGCTcgagcaacagcagcagaaaatcATTGCCCTGCAGAACGGTCTGCAAATTGGTATGTTTACAGTCTCATAAACTTGGAAATAtatacaattacacacacacacacacacgtgttttgAGTCAAACATTACAAAATAATGTAAATACATGGTAATAATGACGAATACATTACACTTTTAGAGGTGCTCGAAGATATTTTGAACACCGTATGACACAACAATCCAACcacaaaacattttttgttcaagcaaaaaacaaaaacctgcAGGTTGATCCGGTGCGGTGTAGCCTAATCTGGTGTATATAATGTGGTGATCTAAACACCTTTGTTCCTTCCAGGCGAGCAGGGAGGCGATGCGGCAGAGAACGGCGAGGAGATGTTCCGCTCCGGCTTCCACCTCTGCGCTAAGGAGGTCCTGCAATACCTGGCCAATCAGGACAGCAGCCGAGACCTGAGCTCCTCCCACCTCATCAGCCACATCCACAAGGTGGCGTCCGACGTCCTGCAACATCCCGTGAGCCCACGGCAAAccgcccactcctcctcctcctcctcctcctcctcctcctcctcctcctcctcctcctccggctcggCCCGCCACCAAGCTGCGGAGACACCGGAGAGAGGCACCGGCCGCCAGCCCCCGGCGCGTGTTCCCGAGGGCCACGCCATGAACTGCGTCCCCGTCATCCAGAGGACTAACGCCCACGGAGGGCACAGCGAGCAGAGCGGGAGCGACACAGACACGGACAGCGGTTACGGCGGCGAGCACGAGAAGCTGCAGCGGACCGCGTGCCGCGGCGAGGACGGCGGGTCGCTCAAGCCGACGGCCGCGTCCGACAGCAGCGCCATCAAACAGGAggaccgccaccaccaccaccaccaccatcaccaggaCGGCAAGGACGACGAGGCGCCCGGAGCCAAAAGGTCCAGGTGTGACTCCTCCGAGGACGAGAGCCTCTCCGCTCAGCTCGGGGCCGGGTCCGGCTACATGAGCTTCGCCCCCAACCAGCCTCCCTTCTGCATGCCCTTCTACCTCATCCCGTCCGCCGCGGCCGCCGCTGCCACCTACCTGCCCATGCTGGAGAAGTGCTGGTACTCCGGGGGCATGCCCGTCATGTACCCACCGGGCATGACGGTGGGCTCCGCTGGCAGCTTGCAGCCAGAAGCActctcctcatccccctctacctcctcctcctcctccccctcttcctcctcctcctctctggtaaGGTCCCCCAGGGCTGGTTCCCCGGCACAACAGCACCAGACCCCCAACATGGAGTCCCCCGCTCTCCGGCACGCCCTCAAACAGATTCCCCACTTAAGCACGGAAACCAAAGACTAAAactgttttgctttttttttatcttgttataatttgtattattattttggttGAAATCCTGCCCACCGAATGTTGAGAACTTGACCCGCTGGAAAATATCAACGAGAGATATGGACAATAAGACACTGGTACCCGTCTACCACCGCAGTTTGCCCCAtcaaatctctccctctctccctctctttctcttgagGGTCCAGGCCTCTTGTGGTCCCCTTCGTTCATGGTGCGCTCGCGATAGACTGAAGGGTAACAATAATCAGTTGTTGAATCGTGAACGCTCTCCTCATTCTTATTGTTTACAGATCACCTGTTGTGTAGCTCTGAAACACTGTGATGACGACTAGTTCAAAGTTGAAAAAAGTGAAGAAGTCAGGAGAGTTTTTATTATTAGAAtcggtttttgttttgttcagcctggtttctcTACACTTTGTGATGAATGTCAATAGCCAACCCATAATGTGATGCAGTGAAAATGCCCACCCACCGTAAATCATATGGGCTTGCGCACATAACGGGTCTGTAAAGAATGTTAGATGTCGAACAAAAAGAAGCCCTCCCCAAGATAGATGCTGCTTCGAGGAGTTCATGATTATTGCCTGCTGTTGATAGCTGAGCTGAGCTGTTCTTGTATTGctattctcttgcataaactCTCCCAGGGACAACAACAGGACCATTCTTAAGGACTAGAATGTTACCAAGTAATGTCTGGTACAACGCTAGCCAGAGATTTTTGTCATGCATTTCATCCATAAACTACCTTGCGGCTATAAGGTCAAACAATGGTTTATTGTACTCAGCGGGATGGTATATCCACCCACCAGCCACGGTGGTTTGTGTCTGTTGAACGATGTAcaacatatgttttttttacattagcatAAGTTTGTGACACGTTATTATTTGTGCAACTAGATGGGAGTTCCTTTGAAGTAAAGTATTATAATAACTTTTTGTTAAAACTTTTATTTCAACTTGTACATCTTTATTTTTGATACGTGACCCACTGAGTGTATTTGCGTTGTaactagggagagagagggagttcaAGGTTTGTTCGCTGTATGCCAAGGAAAACATGTTAGTAGCATTGTGCTAAAGCCGCGGATCTGCATCATGCTAACACATCTCTAGTCTATTGCCTTTTGCTTGTTTAAAGCAGACACAAGTCTCAATGTATTTACACTAAATCAAATGTCTGTGACAAAGAGCGTGAATGTATAAtgttcaaaacaaaaataatagttTTGTAAAGATGAAAGGGGTACtggatattttattttaagatgTAACACAGGGTGGTTTGTTGTATATATTTTGTCTATAAAGTATTGTTGATatacattaaaaaatattaataaagttTTTTTCCTCATGTGGAattatgtgtttgtatttggaTATGCTTCCAACCATCAAAACCCTCAGCtcctgaaaacacacaaacttgCATAACAAGACTTACATAACTTATAGAACAGCCATTCCTCTGTAAATCAATACTGAGCCTGAAATTACAGCTCTGCCACATGTCCACACTCAGGGCATTTTCATTAGTTACAAACAAAGATGTAAAGGGTAATATTATTGTTGCAGATTTGAAATATTAAAAGTCAATTTGATAGACTTATATGATACTATAGTGTTTAAGCGGGGAATTTCTTTGAATCATCTTTATAATAACAAAGTCATGTTAAGGCACGTGATTCAAGGATATACTCAAAAGCAAGTTCCTCTTTCATGTTAATAACTATATTTTTCTGTATTACTAAATTAGCAAAATCCTAGAAATAAAATAGTTACAGGATATTTATGATTTAGCTAATCTTTGAGGAATTAGAGGATGAAGCCTATTTGTTAAAACATTGAAATGGGTATTGAATGGTTAGGAGGGTGGATTAAGCCTAAGAGCACATGAGGCAAATGTGAACTTCATTATTAAATGATAATGACACCACCTAAGTATTATGCATTTAAAGCTGTTGTCTGTAAGCTTTCAATATtatattaaaaaagaaatggctttgttttcattttgcaataaaaagaaaaataatgcaGATCCCTTTGACAAAGTTGGAACAGCATCAGAATCCAATGATCAGAATAACTGTACAGCCATCGTGGTGGTTCATATATAAGGTGCGCTCGCCCCCTTGTGTTGATATGATACGACACAGTCAACGGTCACCTACGCACGAGCGTATGTCATCATGGGTCGGGGGCATCGGGGCAGGACATTTAGATATCATCTAGTCATAGCGATATCATGTTGATTGTTTAATTAATCGTTTTAGCATTGTTGTTTTATCAAAGTGGTTTAAATTTGCAAAGTAGCAGATGCCTCATCTATCAATATAAATGCTTTAAGCTTCTGTACGTCTTATAGCTGCACTGAATTGAGAATGTCGACTGAAAGATCAAGGCCATCATatgttttaatttttatatTTTGACAATGTTTAATTTAGGACTACTACGTAGTCAATAACTTAGTAACCCTATGTTACTGTTTCGCAGCTGGATCCAAACATGCTGTGAGTTAACATCTGATCTTGTAAGGAATTTGTTAATTCAAATACACTTTCGatacttaaaaataaataaagatcacTTCAATAAGTGTAAGTCATTTCTCGCGTCAATTTCATCCCAGCCGGCAAGGGGCACACTTCTATTAGGGGGTAAATAGCCTAAGCTTGGCAAATCTGTCTTCCCATAATAAGCAAACGCTAGTTAGCCTACCTCATTCAAAAGGCCAGAATCACAATACAAAATTACAACACATGTCGATAGCCATGTCGATATCAGCCGATATGTCAGCACATTCCAAGTTGTAGCCAATCTTGTGCTACAACACAACACTCAACCCATtcaaaataattgaataataatGTGCCCTACGTCAGGCCACCCGTTACTACCCCAAAACACTTAAGTCTTCGGGACGCAAACCTCTGCACATTTCCTTACGCTTTTGTTTTGCGATTCCTGGATAGAGACATAGCATGAATATGTGGTCCGCATTGGTTTTGTTTACCCTCATAGTGCCCTGCACTACAGAGTTTGCACCCCCTTTATTGATAAGCCTGGATGATCCCCCCGGAACACGATGGGCGCCAATACTGAAAGTATTTGACATTAAGTATCTGAATGCCGCAATGTCTGAAATAATTGAGTAAGTTTCTGATTATATGTCTTCTTgctgatatataaatatgaaagtaataatatttcgTTCCAGAGTTCTATATTTATATGACCCCAGAAGTACGATTAGTAATAGCGCAACTAGCCTACTTACAAAACTGAAAGTTTATTTTGACTCAACGTGAGATATCTGCAATGAGGGCAGCATAGGTAGGTATATAAACAAATGGATAACTACTCGATTACTGTTTCAGCACCACGGTTCCAAAATGGGTCCATAAAGCTGTGACTCCTGTGGTGCTTGCTTTGGAGAAGTATATTCCTGAGCCGTACGCAGGC
Coding sequences:
- the bhlhe40 gene encoding class E basic helix-loop-helix protein 40 isoform X1, whose amino-acid sequence is MERITSAQPSPCLPKHPSLEIADMQGMEYPMYMYKPRRGLKRGDNSKETYKLPHRLIEKKRRDRINECIAQLKDLLPEHLKLTVSTLGHLEKAVVLELTLKHVKDLSIVLEQQQQKIIALQNGLQIGEQGGDAAENGEEMFRSGFHLCAKEVLQYLANQDSSRDLSSSHLISHIHKVASDVLQHPVSPRQTAHSSSSSSSSSSSSSSSSSGSARHQAAETPERGTGRQPPARVPEGHAMNCVPVIQRTNAHGGHSEQSGSDTDTDSGYGGEHEKLQRTACRGEDGGSLKPTAASDSSAIKQEDRHHHHHHHHQDGKDDEAPGAKRSRCDSSEDESLSAQLGAGSGYMSFAPNQPPFCMPFYLIPSAAAAAATYLPMLEKCWYSGGMPVMYPPGMTVGSAGSLQPEALSSSPSTSSSSSPSSSSSSLVRSPRAGSPAQQHQTPNMESPALRHALKQIPHLSTETKD
- the bhlhe40 gene encoding class E basic helix-loop-helix protein 40 isoform X2 — its product is MERITSAQPSPCLPKHPSLEIADMQGMEYPMYMYKPRRGLKRGDNSKETYKLPHRLIEKKRRDRINECIAQLKDLLPEHLKLTTLGHLEKAVVLELTLKHVKDLSIVLEQQQQKIIALQNGLQIGEQGGDAAENGEEMFRSGFHLCAKEVLQYLANQDSSRDLSSSHLISHIHKVASDVLQHPVSPRQTAHSSSSSSSSSSSSSSSSSGSARHQAAETPERGTGRQPPARVPEGHAMNCVPVIQRTNAHGGHSEQSGSDTDTDSGYGGEHEKLQRTACRGEDGGSLKPTAASDSSAIKQEDRHHHHHHHHQDGKDDEAPGAKRSRCDSSEDESLSAQLGAGSGYMSFAPNQPPFCMPFYLIPSAAAAAATYLPMLEKCWYSGGMPVMYPPGMTVGSAGSLQPEALSSSPSTSSSSSPSSSSSSLVRSPRAGSPAQQHQTPNMESPALRHALKQIPHLSTETKD